The genomic DNA TTCTTCCTGTTCTCAACAGGCTCAGGTATGCCTCTCTATGAGGGAAGGTTTCTTTCTCCCATATAGATCCAGTGTACTGATGCGGTTGACAAAATTGCCCAGATGGTAGTGTTAGTCACCGAGGATGGACGGGGATGGGATTTCACAGGACAAGACTGAGAGGATCTTTGCGATGAAGATTTAGTGAAAGATAACAGGTGGGTGTTAACCAAATGTTTCACATTCTGCAGACTTGATTCTGACATCCCTGGAAATCATGAACTCACATTCATTGTGTTTTGCCGCATGCTGCAGCAACTCTTCACACTCTCTTTTTTtgaaacacaaagaaaacaatttaaaacctAGGATGAAGCAGTGTGGTACCATGGTCTAATGTTGCACAGAGTACTGTTAAAAATCCTAGCCAACTACACTTGGAAAATACCCTGCTGGAAATATCTTGTTGAACCTTGTGGTTTTAATGGCTAGGGCAACTACAAGAAAGGTACTTTTGGTCACACCTATTTTAGGCATCAAAAAATTTCCTGTTCCCTGTTTTCCTCCACCACTGGGAAACATATCAGGAAAATATCTGATCAAGAACAGTGTTTTCAATAAGGGCCGGCGACCGGCGAAACTTGCCGGCTATTTCACGCCAACTCGGCGCctactttgaaaataaataaccccaatttttttttaatatcatgaGAAACATTCGCCCTGGATCGGcgaagtttttttcaaaaaaaaaaaaaaaaaaaaaaaagaatgttacCTGAAATCTCAGTAATTTCGGCCCGGCGGCCATCGATTTCTTCGATCGATCACCCAGTTGCTGAGCAGCCTGGCATATTCTCTAAACCGTGGGTTCTGGGTGCGAAAGCAGCACAATGCGTGTGTGAATATTTCCATGCGCTCTTGAGGTCACGTAGAGTTCACgacttttgaataaattacaCGCATGTCTGCGCCAAAGAAAACACAAAGAACTCTTTTTGAAGTGTTTCAGCCTCAACAAAAGCGACAAAGAAGAGAGACAGGTATGGTTACtcctttatttaaattttgcaagTTGTAGAGCTTTCACAATACTAAAATGTCTCGTGTTTATAAATAACTATACATCAGATAAAATCAGCAACAAATTGTGAAACTATTGAAGAAAATACTTCACAGTTTAGGTAGACACAAAATTGTATAAGCGATAAAACATtgtcatgttttcgtcttttccGTGTGTAAACAAAAATTAGTCGCAGCAAATATCCTCAAAAATAACATGCGAACAAAGTTTGCAAATTCGATGATGTGCTGTCACTGCTAAGTTAACTTTGATATTTTAACTTGACTTTTATTCAACGTTTCTATTTTTGTTGGCAGTTATGAGGTTAAAATGCGTTTTTAAGGCGAATCAATGTCTGCCGGTGCAGCTTGTTCATatgtaaaatgcaaatttattcaCGGTGACAGCAAGCAAAAAAGTTGgtgtttctttttgaaagcgcttttgccaatgttttgaaattcaattcGAAATAAGGGAATCGGCAATTTGGTATATTTTTAGTAAATGGGTAAATAACACGAAACTTTATTTAGATATTTAGATCATTTTATTGTCATCGAGTTTGGCCGGTCAACATATGACCGGCAAGTCAAACGTTTGACCGGCCAAAACCCCAATGAATTAGACGCGGCTGATAAGAAGATTGTTTTTCGAATTAGAATagattgtttttcaaatgttaagGCAAGTTAATGACTTTTAATTggttttgatatattttatttgaacaTAACAGAAAACTTTCCTTATTTCACTTTCTCAACAACAACAGACACTGTTGGCTCTAATTCCCAAGCTGCTATTGGTTCTGAATGTTCCACTGGATCTACCACTTGTCCCACAGACGTTGTGCAAGAACTTGAAACACCCCAGCCCAAGGCTGTTCCACAGCCACTGAAGCAAAAGGAATGTACTCAACCAtaagaagaaaagaagctgCTTGAAgaactttcaaaagaaactgaaacttcACTTCTCCACTATCAGTCAACCTGCCCTGCAGTCTCATGCCAAAAGATTTCCGCAGAGGAGCAGAAGGCTCAAAAGTCCTTAAAAGACAAGTTTAAGCGCGAGTGACTTACAGAAAAGTCTCTGGCATACTGTTCTAAAACGGGAATATGGTGGCTTGCATAAGTGGAGGGAAAAGGGATGTACTGCCTTTTGTGTCGTAAACACAACACAAAGAACGAACAGAACAAATCCAAAGTGTTCAGCAGCGATCCAGCAGTAAGATACAGAAAGCCAACAATCACTTCACATGCTGATTCAAGACAACATCTTGCAGCCATAGAAGTGGGGCATTTGCAGAGGGTTTCGACATTCCACAAGGAGTCAGTAAACAGAGAAAACGTTGCTGATGATGTGCTTTATAAAGCTTTGATGTCCGTTTACTGGTTTGCGAAACATGAAATCCCCATACGCAAACTTGTACCTCTCCTTCAGCTTTTAGAGAAAGTTGGTGTGACTGAGATGAAGTATTTCACTCATAGATCAGCTGGCAGTGTAAGAGAGCTCTTTCTCACACTTGGGCAGGTCATTCTTGAACAGCTGCTTGAGAAAGTACACAGGTCAAATTTTGTTGGTCTTTTGTGTGATGATGTCACCGATATTGCAACACTTGAGCAGTTTATCAGCTTCATTCAGTTTGTTGACCCTGATTCTGGAGAGGTTCGCACGGACTTTCTCTTTGTTGAGAATGCACTGGCCAACAGCAAGTCAGCAGATGCCCAGACCCTGTTTACCATTCTGACATCAAAGTTGCAAGAGCTGAAGATAACAACAGAGAAATGCTCCACTTTTGTAAGTGATGGCATGAATGTGATGCTGGGAGCGCGATCCGGGCTTGCTACCCGACTAAAGGAATTAAACCCAACCCTTATCAGTGTACACTGTATTTGCCACAAACTTGCCCTGGCTTGTGCCGATACAAGCAAAGATCTAGATTACATTGCTGGGGTAGAACGCGACCTTAGAACATTTTGGAAGGCAATGGAAAATTCCCTAAAGAGAACAAATATGTATCTCTCCGTACAAGAAGAACTCAAGTCACTGAGATTGCAAGACCAGAACAAGAAGATCGTGGCAAGGAGGCTGAAGAAAGCCTGTCATACAAGATGGCTGTCCATGGGTCAGGCAGTGGACGCTGTTTACCGAGACCTTGAAGCTGTTCTTCGCACCCTCCAGTCTCTTGAAAAGGAGGACACAGTGGCATGTGGACTTCTGACGAAGATGCATAAGCCAAAGTTCATTGGTTGCATTTACATCTTTCAACACGTGCTCCCCATATTGAACCAACTAAGTAAGACATTCCAGAAAGGTAGTGTGAACTTCAGCCACAATGGACCAGCAGTTGAACACGCTAAACAGAAACTTCAAACCATCTCCAGTGACGCCCTACCAGTTAAGCAACTGCAGGAGGACTTCAAACCTGGTGGTAGGCTATCAAGGATTGATCTCGCACCAACTGAGCATCATTTTGTAGAAATGGACAGACTGCTTAAGAAGTATGTCACTTCTCTGATAACGAACATCGACAATCGTTTCAAGGCATTAATACCAGTGTTGAAAGCATTCTCCATTTTTGATGTCCTGGCTATACCCTCCATCAGAAGCCCAGGGTTTAAGGAGTATGGAGATGATCACATTAAGTCGCTATCAAAGCATTTCTTTGCCGAAAGGGAAACGGAAGAGAATGACCAGGCTAACGTCAACGCTGAAAAGCTCAAAGCAGAATGGGGAAAGTTCAAGTTTGATCTGATTGACTGGAAAGATGAACTTCCAAGAGATATCAAGGAAGGAAAGGCTGCAACCACTTCCACCACCTGGACTCTTCACCGTATGACACGCCAGCCCTCATTCTGTCACTTCTTTCCCCTGCTTTTCTCCCTAGCTGAGCACTGTCTGTCCATCCCTGTCTCCAATGCATGGCCAGAAAGAGGCACAAGTGCTCTTAAGCGTGTTAAACCTAGGCTGCATAACAGGTTGAAAAATGACATGTTACAAGCTCTTCTTCAAGTTTCAATCAACGGCCCTGCAGTTGAAAGTGATGCATGCGCCAACATT from Pocillopora verrucosa isolate sample1 chromosome 2, ASM3666991v2, whole genome shotgun sequence includes the following:
- the LOC131799585 gene encoding zinc finger protein 862-like, which encodes MYCLLCRKHNTKNEQNKSKVFSSDPAVRYRKPTITSHADSRQHLAAIEVGHLQRVSTFHKESVNRENVADDVLYKALMSVYWFAKHEIPIRKLVPLLQLLEKVGVTEMKYFTHRSAGSVRELFLTLGQVILEQLLEKVHRSNFVGLLCDDVTDIATLEQFISFIQFVDPDSGEVRTDFLFVENALANSKSADAQTLFTILTSKLQELKITTEKCSTFVSDGMNVMLGARSGLATRLKELNPTLISVHCICHKLALACADTSKDLDYIAGVERDLRTFWKAMENSLKRTNMYLSVQEELKSLRLQDQNKKIVARRLKKACHTRWLSMGQAVDAVYRDLEAVLRTLQSLEKEDTVACGLLTKMHKPKFIGCIYIFQHVLPILNQLSKTFQKGSVNFSHNGPAVEHAKQKLQTISSDALPVKQLQEDFKPGGRLSRIDLAPTEHHFVEMDRLLKKYVTSLITNIDNRFKALIPVLKAFSIFDVLAIPSIRSPGFKEYGDDHIKSLSKHFFAERETEENDQANVNAEKLKAEWGKFKFDLIDWKDELPRDIKEGKAATTSTTWTLHRMTRQPSFCHFFPLLFSLAEHCLSIPVSNAWPERGTSALKRVKPRLHNRLKNDMLQALLQVSINGPAVESDACANIIQSAVDAWNRAKKRRNIPQSRGLVSTPAAVTKVQVAQVQVADGTHRSRGSGSTTALKLTEDRFEDDDNADDSDYDSDFDFEY